The genomic stretch TGGTATTAGGAATTTTTGCACTGCAAAAAATTCCGATTGAGCATATGCCGAATATGGATGCACCTGCGTTAGGGGTTTCTGCGGGGTATCGTGGTGCATCTGCGGAAACCGTTGAGCAATCGGTCACGCAAATTTTAGAACAAGCGATAAAAGGCATTGAAGGTTTGGAAAGCTTTCAGTCCAACAGTAGCGTGGGACGTGCAAATCTGACACTGTCGTTTGAGCAAGGAGTAGATCTCGATCAGGCACTGTTGCAAGTGCAAAATGCGGTCAATAGTGTGCTAAGTCGATTGCCTGAAGAAACCCAGCAAAATGGAGTGGCTGTTTATAAACAAGGTTATGATCAATTTGCATTACTGAGTTTATATGATGAATCGGGGAAGGCGACACCTACAGAGCTTGCTGACTATTTAATGGTGCATGTCGAACCGCGTTTTTCCCGTATTGAAGGGATGGGTGAGGTGGAGCTTTATGGCGCAGGCTATGCGATGCGCATTTGGCTCAATCCATATAAACTACGCCAATTTAATCTGATGCCGAGTGATATTCGCAATGCAGTCGAGGCACAAAATGCACCACTTGTGTCTGGTTCTATTGGTGGATTACCGACAGCGCAAGATCAATACATGAATGCCAAAGTCAGTGCGGGTTCGCGTTTAAGTAACATTGATGAATTTGAAAAAATTATTGTGAAAACAACAGATTCAGGTTCAGTACTGTACTTGAAAGATGTCGCACGTGTTGAGTTAGGGGCAGAAAGTTATAACCATTTAAATTATACCAACGGTCATTTATCCGCTGCATTATCGATTCAATTGGCGCCACGGAGTAATGCGATTGCGGTTTCAGAGCAGATGCAAACGGTATTGAAAAATGCCCAAGCCAATTTGCCTGCACATTATCAATTGCGTGTGACCATGGACAGAACCTCATTTATTACCAGTTCAATTGAACAAGTCGCGAAAACTCTGGTCGAAGCGATGGTACTGGTGGTTTTGGTGATGTTTATCTTCCTGCAAAACTGGCGCGCCACTATTATTCCTGCAGTCACGATTCCGATTGTAGTTTTAGCCACATTTGCGGTGCTGTATGTATTGGGAATGAGCTTAAACAGTTTTACCTTGTTTGCCCTGATTTTGGCGATTGGCCTGTTGGTCGATGATGCCATTGTGGTCGTGGAAAACATTGAACGTTTGATGCATGAAGAACGTTTGGATGCTCAGGCTGCAGCTTTAAAGTCAATGAAGGAAATTAGCGGTGCATTGATCGGGATTACTTTGGTCTTAACTGCTGTATTTATTCCCATGGCATTTTTTGGCAGCATGACAGGAGTCATCTATCGTCAGTTTTCTATCACGTTGGTCGTGGCAATGCTACTTTCTTTATTGGTGGCACTCATCATCACCCCTACATTTGCAGCGCAACTGCTAAAGCGTCAACCACATCAACCAAAATGGGCACAGCGTTTTAATCGTGGCATGGATAAGCTCACCATGCGTTACCAAAAGCTTTCTGCACGTAGCATGCAGTTTAAAATGACGATGTTGGCTGTATTTAGTATATGTGTTTTAGGCTTTGGCTGGCTTTATAAAACCCTGCCCGAAGGCTTGATGCCAACGGAAGATATGGGCTTTGTTATGGGTCAAATTGTGATGCCGGGCAATGCACCACGTTCTGAGATAGAAAAAGTCGGGCGTGAAGTCCAAGACTATTTAATGCAGCATGAATCTGAGCGCATCCAAAGCATTGGGATTTGGTATAGCGGAAACAATGTTGGGGTTGGGCCTTATCGTGGTCAGCTCTTTGTCGTATTAAAGGACTGGACAGCGCGTAAAAATCCTGAAGATAGCGTCTTTGTCATTGTAGATCGTGCACAAAAGCACTTTGCCAATCATGCCAATGCCCAGATTTTCTTTATGGCGCCTTCTATGTCTAGTAATGGACGTGTGGTCGACTTCTGGTTACAAGATTTAGATTCACGGGGCAGCGAGTTTTTACAGCAATCCTTCTCTGAGATTGAAACTCGTGCCAAAGCAAAATCATCGATTGAATATTTACAACTTGATGTACCCAAAGAAAGTGCCGAGCTGAATATTAAACTGGATATAGAACGCTTACTCAAATATGCCGTACCTCAGCAAAGTTTTAACAGTACGTTGGCTGCGGCTTGGAGTGGTACCTACATCAACGACTTTATTGATCGTGGGCAAATCAAACGTGTCATCATGCAAGGTGAAGCGGAATTTCGTTCTAAACCTGAAGATTTGGCACATTGGCATGTCCGTAATAGCAAAGGCGAAATGTTATCGTTTAATCAATTCACTACGCTGAATTGGCAAGGTGGACCGAATAGTATCAACCGTTATATGGGCTATAACGCCGTGCCTGTATATGCAGGTATTCCCAAAGATCAATTTTCGAGTCAAACCATGTACGATGTCGAAGCTTTAATCGATGAACAAGACGGGGTGAATTTGGCCTGGAGCGGAGCCGCACTAGAAGAAAAACGCAGCAGCGGGCAAGCTATTTTCTTGTATCTAATTTCAATTGCCTTTATTTTCTTATGTTTAACGGCACTCTATGAAAGCTGGACGATTCCTGCTGTGGTGTTGACCGCGATTCCTTTGGGCGTGGGAGGAAGTATTCTGTTCTGTGCATGGTTTGGTTTTGCGAACGATATTTACTTTCATATCGCCTTGCTGACGACTATCGGTCTGTCCTGCAAAAATGCAATTTTGATTGTAGAGTTTGCTGCACAAGCAGAGCGGGCAGGTCATACTCCTGTTCAGTCAGCGCTATTGGCCGCGGGCTTACGCTTGCGTCCTATTGTCATGACCTCCATTGCATTTGCAGCGGGTGTATTGCCTTTGATGTTTGCCACAGGCGTCAGTGCAATCAGCCGGCAGGAGATTGGCAGCAGTGTTTTTGGTGGGGTGCTATTTGCTACTGTTCTGGTACTGCTGTTTATTCCCTTTATGTATGTATTGATCCGTGGTCTGATGATTAAAAAAACAGTTTCTCAATCAGTGGTGATAGAGCATCCATCTTTAGAAAGTGAACAAGCCTGACTCAGTCAGGCTTTTTTCTGGCTAAATATCGAGGAATTGATTTATACAAAAAATATCGTCATATTGCAGCATGATCATTAAAATTATTCACATGAAAAATTAGGATACATAGGGATCAGGACAAACCTCTCTTGACTGCCAGACTTTTATAATGAGCTGCTTATGCCAACAATTTCAGAAAAAATCCAGCATATCCAACAACAATTACATTCTGAAAATCACGGCATGGCTGTAGGTTTACTCACTCAGCTGAATGTCGCCGATCAGGCGCGCATTTTAAGTCGTTTAGATGCTCGGCAACAGGCCCAAATTTTAAGGGAACTGAATGAATCAAGCTTGGTCTATGCTTTTATGCCCCTAGGGCAGCAGTTAAACGTGACCAAGCACTTATCCATTTCAGAACTTGTTCCCATTCTGGACGCAATGCCTTCTGATGATTTTGTCGATATTTATAAGCAGTTTTCGCCGCCGCTACAGCTGCAATTGATGGGCGCATTATCTGAAAAATCCCAGCAAACACTCAAAGATCTGGCCATCTATCCGGAAGGTACGGCTGGGGCCATGATGAGCTCAAGTTTTGTGACACTCTCACCCGATTTAACCATGGATGAAGCGATACAGGTTTTACGTGTGGTGGCCGCCGGGCAGGAAACCCTGTATCTGATTTATATTGTCGATGCAGAAAAACGGCTGATCGGTGTGATTTCCTTAAGGCAGATCATACAAGCCTTACCTGAGCTGAGCATTGCCGAGGTGATGCAGCGTGATGTCATTTCTGCCCAGGTAACAGATGATCAGGAAATTGTAGCTCGAGCCTTGGCCTATTATGATTTTATTGCTCTGCCTGTAGTTGATGCACAGCAAAAACTCTTAGGAATTGTTACTTATGACGATGCTATGGACATTGTCGAAGCCGAAACCACTGAAGATATTTTAAAGTCGGGTGCAGTGACACCGTTGACTGAATTGAGCCTTAAAACTGCCCCGATTTTGACCCTGTATCAGAAGCGGGTCTTTTGGCTGGTCATTCTGGTTTTTGGCAGTCTGCTCTCTGGAATCGGGATTGCACACTTTGAAGAGATCATTGCCGCACATATCGTGTTGGTATTTTTCTTACCACTTTTGGTGGGCAGTGGCGGGAATGCCGGTTCGCAATCCGCCACCTTGATGGTGCGTGCCTTGGCCACAGGCGATGTCGAGTTTAAGGACTGGTTTAACTTGCTCAGTCGCGAATCTCTGGTGGCGCTGTGCTTAGGCGGCACCATGGCAATTGCCGTATCCATTCTGGGTTATATTCGGGGTGATGTCATGGTCGCTGTGGTGCTGGCCATCAGTATGCTCGGGATTGTGTCGATGGGCTGCCTGATCGGCATGAGTTTGCCTTTTATTTTAAATAAACTCAAACTTGATCCTGCCAGTGCTTCGGCGCCGTTGGTGACTTCCATCTGCGATGCTACCGGTGTAATTCTGTATTTATTCGTTGCTTCCAAATTATTGTTTTAATTCACAGATTGATACATCAGCGTAGAAAAAATACTTTATGCTCAAGAAAATCAGCATTATTTCTGGAATAACCTATGCCTGAGCCTGAACAAAAACCAAAATTAAGCCAACAAGAGGTGATACGTCTGGAACGTGATCTGGCCAAGTTTGCCAATATGATGGACTCCGTGGTGCGTATTCCGTTTACCAAGCAAGGGGTGGGGGCAGACGCAGCTTTGAGTACGATTCCGGTTGCTGGAGATATTGCCGGTTTTGTATTGACCTGTTATGCCATTCATAAGGCCAAACAGATCGGGGTTCCGAGTGCCAAACTCAATCCGGTGATGAAAATGGCGGCGATCGATGCGGTAGTAGGATTTATTCCGGTGGCAGGCACGGTCTTTGATATTTTTATTCGGCCCAGTCGCAAAGCGCTCGATGTCGTGCACCTGCATATTCGCGAGGAATATCAGATTAATAGCGATCGACATGTGGTGCATCCATTTTTGCATGAAAGTCTGGAACGCAAACAACAGCAATCTGGATTCTGGCGCAATCCTGTGGTGGCCTGGATCTGGATTCATATTCCGGATATTTTAGGCACTTTATTCCTGATTTTATTTATCTTCGCGATCGGGTGGGGTGCTATGGCGCTGTATCAATGGTTCAGCCAATGATAGGTCAGCTAAAGAATAATTAAATCCAATAAAAAAGCCTGCAATTGCAGGCTTTTCTTGAATCAAAACTCAAGTTTTACTTAAGCACAATCAAGTTGTTGCAATGCAGCGACACGCTGTTCGATGCTTGGATGCGTCTGGAACAAGGCAGCAAGGCTAAAGCCTTCTTCTTTACCCGCAGAAATCGCAAATGCTTTCATTTCTTTCGGCATGGCATCCGGCATTTCAGATTCTGCCTGTAAGCGCAGTAATGCTGAAATCATGGCTTGTTTACCTGCCAAACGTGCGCCTGCTTCATCAGCACGGTATTCACGGTGACGAGAGAACCACATCACAATCGACGATGCCAAGATACCGAACACGATATCTAGCACAATAGTAATCACGAAATAGGCAATACCCGGGGCTTCACCTTCTTCACGACCAAAGACATTGCGGTCAATAAAATCGCCCGCGACACGTGCGAAGAACATCACGAAGGCGTTCACAACACCTTGGATCAGTGCCAGAGTGACCATGTCACCATTGGCGACGTGACCAATCTCATGCGCCAATACTGCACGAAGTTCGTCTTTGTTCATACGCTCAAGCAAGCCGGTTGATACCGCAACGAGAGCATCGTTTTTGTTCCAGCCAGTGGCAAAGGCATTCGACTGGTAAGAGGGGAAAATACCCACTTCCGGCATTTTAATGCCTGCACGCTGAGAAAGTTGTGCAACTTCTTGGAGCAACCAGGCTTCAGCTTGGTTACGAGGTGCATTCGGGTCAATCAGTTCAGTACCCGTGGTCTTTTTCGCCATCCATTTAGACATGAACAGGGAAATCATTGAGCCGACCATACCGAACACAAAACAGATGACCAACAGGTTGCCTAGATTCAAGCCACCTGCGCCATGGTAACTACCGACACCGAAGAGTGACAAGATAATGCCAGCTACAACCAGTACCGCGAGGTTGGTTAGCAAGAACAAACCAATCCGCATCATTGAGAAATCCTCTTATTACAGAAAAATAATCTGATTATTAAATGTAAATCATTGAAATCAATATGCGGTGAAATGGAGAAGAATTCAAGGAAAAAATAGCATTTGGCTACAAAAAACACAGGATATTTTTTGTACTAATTAAAACATAGGTCTTTAAAAACAAAGCTGTTTAGAAATTATTCACTCAAATATATTTTTGCAGATGCTGACGCATTGGCGGTGGCATATGAGCCTGCCGGTGCATCGGTGAAACTGCCATCCGCTTGAGCAATGATCTGACGCTGATACTTGGCAGCCTGAATATTGGAAGCTGTGGTGGTTCCAGTCGAATAATTGTCAGAACTGGCAATCACACGGCCAGTATCAGAAGATGCTGTATAGGCAGCACTATGATTACCTAGACCTTGAGCATATAGGTTCTGATAACGGCTGCTGACACGACGGACATAGTCCTGAGTTTCACGAAACGGTGGTACGCCCTTATATTTGGCAACATTACCTTCACCGGCATTATAGCCGGCCAGTGCCAAGGTGGTATTGCCATTAAAACGTTTCAATAACCAGGCCAGATATTTGGCACCTGCCATAATATTCTGCTGCGGGTCATAAGCATTGCTGACATTAAAACGACGGGCAGTCGCGGGCATGAGTTGCATTAAGCCCTGTGCACCGACTGGAGAACGTGCCTGCACATTAAAACCGGATTCGGTATGCATCACGGCTTTAATCAAGCCTTCAGATACACCATAGGTTTGTGCTGCCTGACGGATGATCGAGTCATAGGCATTTTTATTTTTACTATAACTTGGCAATACCGAAGCTTCACTTGAACCCCAGTTGCTATAACTGTGAATATTGCTGTCTGGATAATAGGTTTTCTTTTCTACCTGTAGATGGTTATAGCGACTTTTCTTATTGGTCAATAAAGTACTGCCATTACTGTCACGTAATTGATAGATCGTTTGACCGGCATAAGCAAAATGACAACAGCTTGCTAATAGCAAACCACTGATCCCATAACGCCCCAAAACATACACATTTATTTTCATTGTTTATATTAAGTAAACACAAGCGAGAAAAATTCAATAAAGAGTTTAACAAAAAATTACGGAATGAAAAGACTTGTGCGCTGCATTTATAAACGAGTTTGTAAATGCAAGTCATTTTTTACATTTTAGCAGTAGAAAAAAAAATATGATTTAATTTAAAACCTTAGGCTTGACAGGTTTAACTAATTGATTTTTATAAATAATTAAATTGATCAAAAAATGATCAATTCAAAGAAAAGCCTTATCTTTTGAGCCGGACAAGTTGTCAAGTCTGTTTCAATCCACAAAGTTATCCACAGCTTTTGTGGACAACTGTGGAAAAGTCCAAAAGATAAGCATCTTGACTAAAAAATGAACGCAATCGTTCAATATATCAATCTAAATAAAACATGAAAATGAAACTAATAAGACATTTTCATGAAAATAAATTCTTTTGATGCGATAGCGGTCTGAATCGGCTAAAATTGCGCGGTATTTTTTTTATGGGTTAATCTCGTCTATGTACTCGCCAGTTGAGTCCGAACAAGGATTTAATTTCAAACCTGAACTGCCAACAAGCTCAGCCTACTACCGTTTGTTGAAGAAGCTTCGCCGCCAGGTCGGACATGCCATTCGTGACTTCAAGATGATTGAAGAAGGCGATAAGGTCATGGTGTGTATTTCTGGTGGTAAAGACAGTTATACCCTGTTGGATATCCTGCTACAGTTCAAGCGCATCGCACCGATCAATTTCGATGTAGTGGCTGTAAATCTGGATCAGAAACAGCCAGGCTTCCCTGAAGATGTTCTACCGCGTTATTTAGAAGAAAATAATATTCCGTATTACATTCTGGAAAAAGACACCTACAGCATTACCAAAAAACTGACGCCAGAAGGCAAAACCTATTGTGCAGTCTGTTCGCGTTTGCGTCGTGGTTCTTTATACGGTTTTGCGCAGGAAATTGGCGCGACCAAAGTTGCTTTAGGCCATCATCGTGATGATATCTTGGCGACTTTCTTCCTGAACCTGTTCCATGGCGGCAGCTTGAAAGCCATGCCACCAAAACTGTTGTCTTCAGACAAAAAGAACATTCTGATTCGCCCACTGGCCTATGTGGAAGAAAAAGACATCATCAAATATGCAGAAATGCGTCAATTTCCAATTATTCCATGTAATTTATGTGGCTCTCAGGACAACCTGCAGCGCGCAATTATCAATGACATGTTACGTGATTGGGATAAAGCACATCCAAAACGTCTGCACAGCATTTTTGGCGCATTGCAAAATGTTTCGCCATCGCAGCTGGTCGATCGTGAATTATTTGATTTTGAAGTGCTGGACAGCCAGCGTGAATTCGACTTCAAAGGCGGTGATTCAACTGAAGAAGCTGTGGAAGGCGAGAACCGTCGGATCAATATGGTCAATCTGGGCTTTGCTGCAGACTAATTTTAGAACGTGTAGACATCAGCCTGCGGGTTGATGTCTGCTTATAAACATAAATAAAAATAGAACTACAAAAATTGAACGGCGCGTACAAAATTCGTTAGCCTTTGCGCTAATGATCATGATATAACAAAGCACAAGCATAATAGCTTCAACATGATGTCGTCTGGATAGTCGACACAAATGAACAAATAATTTGAGGAAAGATCATGCCTGCTTTTTTAACTGATGATTGGTTTTCAACTGTAGAAACTCTAACTGCGCAAGCTGGCGATTTGAATTTGCCACCAGCTTTGGCGAACCTTGCGATTAATTTGGTTGTAGCGGACACTACAGGTAATACTGAACTATCTTTAGATGGTGGGGCAATCAAAAAAGGTTTGTCTTCAAATGCCAAAACTACGCTGAATATGGATGGCGAAACTCTACGTAAAGTTTTTCTAGAGTTTGATATGGCTGCTGCGATGCAGGCCTTCATGACAGGTAAAATCAAAGTACAGGGTGATATGTCACAATTGATGGCACTTCAAACTGCAAAACCAAGTCAGGAACAAAAAGATTTGTTCAAGAAAGTACTTGAAAATACCACGGCTTAATTCTGCTAAGACATTCGCCCGAATAAAGACCAAAAAAGCTTACCCTGAGGTAAGCTTTTTTTATGGCATTTTGATTAACGCTAAGATTTCAGCTTAGATATTCACCAATTGCGGTGTAGTCTTGATATGCTCCAGATAAGCACGAATACGGGTTACATATTGCACCGCTTGACGGTAACGACCATTATTGGCCTTATTCTGATCCAGATAGGCATATAAATTCACCCAGTTATTCGGGTTCTTGCCTTGCGACTGAATGCGCTTTTGCAACTGATTCACTGCACCTGGGCCCATATTATAAGCCACCAGTGCAAACCAGTTTCGATCTGGAAAAGGAATATGATCATAGCGACTAAGCATTTGATCATAATACTTGGCACCACCCTGAATGCTTTGAGCCGGATCAGTACGGTTACTCACGCCCATTGCTTTGGCTGTACTGTTGGTCAGCATCATCAAACCACGCACACCCGTCGGAGAAACTGAATTCGGTTTCAGATAAGATTCCTGATAACCAATGGCCGCCAGTAAATGCCAATCCAGATCATACTGCTGCGCTGTCTGTTTAAAACTCGCTTCATAGATCGGCAGGCGATTGTTCAAATCACGTTGAATGGTGGTCCAGGATTCCTCTTTCACCACATTCTGATTATAAAATGAAGCAAGCTGCTTGATGGCACCACTTTGTTTGCCTTTGCAGACAAAAGCACTGGCCGTTTGGCTCAAAGGATCTGTAGCAGATTTAAACACCAGATTTAAATTGGTATTCAAGCCATTACTTGACAGAATCGATTCATCGCCACAAGTGGCTGAGAATGACGTCAAACGCTTGTTTTCAATGGTGCGTATATCGGTAGTTGTCATAGCCAGATTGGCTTTACCCTGAGCAACCCATTGTAGTGCCGTATTATTATCAGGAACGATTTTAAAATCGAGCTTTACATTCAGATTGTTGGCATAGTTACGAACCAGATCATAACCGAAGCCATGTAGATGTTGTCCATCCTGAAATACGGTAGTCGGATTTTCAACCGCAACCACGGTCAACTTATTGCTATTGACCACATGATCAAACTGAAGTGTGGTCTTACTTGCATTGATACTGTGTAGGGGAATAAATGCAGTGCTCAGTACAAGTGCTTTCAAAGGGAGAGAAGAAATTACAGATCTTAGGCAAAGCCTCGACCCAGTGGATGAACTACTGTGCATGTTGTCTCCGCTACAAGTAATTTATGCCCTAAAAATCACAGCCAACAAAGCCAGAAATTTTAACAGTTTGATAAATTCAATAAGGGTTGGGCAGTCATGACGTCATTCAAAATGACAAGAGATTTAAAGATAATTATGTAGAAAAACTACATAGATTAAAAAGTAAGCATTTCCGGAAGTTGCTGGCATATTAATGATCTGAAAAACGATTGTCAAATTTTGTACACAAATTATTTTTAAAAATAATTTTAAAATATTGAAATATAAAGTTAATTTTTTTGGAATTTTACCATTGTGTTAAAATGGTAAATAAAATAATCTGTTTGTAAGTTAAAACACTGAAAATATGATCAGCAAGACGTATGAAATCCAACTTAATCACCCGTGCTGGACACGATAAATTGGTGGCAGAACTTAAAAATCTCTGGCATGAAGAGCGCCCTGAAATTACCAAAAAAGTGAACTGGGCCGCCAGTCTTGGCGACCGTTCTGAAAACGCAGACTACCAATATAACAAGCAAATTTTACGTAAAATTGATCGACGGGTCAGGTATCTCGGCAAGCGCCTCGAAGAACTGAAAATCATCGATTTTTCCCCGGAGCAGGAAGGGAAAGTTTATTTTGGTGCCTGGGTAGAAATTGAAAATGAAGAAGGCGAACAAAAAACTTTACGTATTGTCGGTGTAGATGAAATTTATGATCATCATCCGCAGCATATATCGATCAGTTCACCGATGGCACGCGCGTTATTGGGCAAGCAGGTCGATGATGAGGCCGAGGTATTGACCCCCTCCGGCAAGAAACTCTGGTTCATCAATTCAATTCGTTATGAAAAGCCAGAAAATTCAGCAGATTAATGGAATTGATTTTATTTTGTGCAGTTGATGCAGTGAAAGCATAAAAATATTTGCCAAGCGTGATTTTTGTTTATATCATGTCGGCCATGGAAGCGTGGCAGAGCGGTTTAATGCACCGGTCTTGAAAACCGACGAGGGTGTGAGTCCTCCGTGAGTTCGAATCTCACCGCTTCCGCCAAATTTTAAAAACCCAGTCAATTTGACTGGGTTTTTTTATGTCTGAATATTTTTTCAGTTGTTGATCCACTTGATGCTGAATGTGATTATTTCTCTCATCATTCTCTACTGAGTTAAATTCAACTCAAGATCATTGCAATACTAAAATCTTTGAATGAAAATACTCAGATTGGCTTTGATTTCGGATGATTTTTAGCTGAATAAGCTGCTTTTTATAGAAGTTTCGCTAAATTTTATTGCCAAAAATCTAATTTATTTATATGATGGCGGCCAAGGAAGCGTGGCAGAGCGGTTTAATGCACCGGTCTTGAAAACCGACGAGGGTGTGAGTCCTCCGTGAGTTCGAATCTCACCGCTTCCGCCAAATTTTAAAAACCCCAGTCGAAAGATTGGGGTTTTTCTTTTTAGGCTGCAGATCTTGAATATTAAATTCTTCAGTCCTGAACTTAATTCATAAAATCTTGAAAAATGGACGTATCGGCCAAATATAGAGTCAGAGGCGTCAACGCGCTATCATACGCCCAAGCATCATATGGATCTCATTATGAAAATTGTCGCAGATGAAAATCTGGCATTTACCGATTATTTCTTTTCCGAATTTGGTGATATTCAACATCGTGCAGGGCGAACCTTAAGCGCAGATGATGTCAAAGATGCCGATAGCCTATTGGTACGTTCAGTGACTCAGGTCAATGAAGTACTGCTACAGAATAGTTCGATTAAATTTGTGGGTAGTGCCACCATTGGCACAGATCATTTGGATATTGCTGCATTAGAACAGCATGGGATTCAATGGAGTAATGCAGCCGGCTGTAATGCGCAAGCAGTGGCTGAATATGTGATTACCGCGTTATTGCAGGTGCGTCCTGAATTACTCGATGCCAATGCGACATTTACCTTGGGTATTGTCGGTTTGGGTAATGTCGGAACCCGACTGGCTTATATGGCGAAGCTCTTGGGCTGGCGCGTGATCGGTTGCGATCCTTTTGTGCAAAGAGAGCAGGTTGATCAAGTCGAATTTCATGAACTGCTGCAGCAGGCGGACGCCGTTTCAATTCATGTCCCTTTAACCAAAACAGGCATATATCCAACCTATCATTTATTTAATGCTACTGCGTTGGCAAAAATGCAGCCTGACGCGATCCTGATTAACTCAGCGCGTGGGCCAGTGATTGAAGAAACTGCCTTAATTCAAGATATTAAAGCGACACAACGCCCCGTAATTTTGGATGTTTTTGAACACGAACCGCTGATTTCAGCAGAACTTCTGGATCTGGTGACTTTGGTGACTCCGCATATTGCCGGCTATAGCCTGGAAGGCAAGGCACGTGGTACCCAGATGATTTACGAAGCTTTTTGTCAAACTTTCGGTTTTGCAGCCAATAAACAGTTTGAATCCCAGCTGCCTATCTGTGAGCAGTTTTTTCAGGGGCAGGATTTAAAAATGGCATTGCAACAGCATTTATCCCAAATTTATGACATTGCTCGTGATGATGCCAATCTACGTGCCTGTCTCAAAGAAGGCAAAATCGATCAGCAGGCATTTGATCATTTACGTAAAACCTATCCGCTGCGTCGTGAGTGGGCAGCACATGGTGGGCCGAAGGCATGACGATGACGTATCAACCCACTTGTGACCTTCAAGCCATGCGTGCACGGGCGACCTTATATCGTCAAATCCGTCAATTTTTCGCTGAGCGGGATGTATTAGAGGTGGAAACACCGATTTTGTCTCAAGCCGGTGTGACCGATGTGCATTTAGCCTCGGTACAGGCACAGCGCCATGTGCTGGGTAAACTGAATACGCATTATTTGCAGACCTCACCCGAATTTGCTATGAAGCGCTTATTGGCCAGTGGTAGTGGACCCATTTACCAAATCTGTAAGGTCTTCCGCAATGATGAGCATGGACGCAAGCACAATAGCGAATTCACCATGCTGGAATGGTATCGCCCGGGATTTAGCTTAAAAGATCTGATGTTTGAAGTATCGGATTTGCTGAATGTGACTTTGAAAGCACGTTTTGGCGAAATCCGTCCGACCATTCTAAGCTATAAACATGCTTTCATGGATCGTCTGGATCTCAATCCACTTCAAGCCACTTTA from Acinetobacter lwoffii encodes the following:
- a CDS encoding efflux RND transporter permease subunit is translated as MLSRFFIYRPKFAAVIAIIMMVLGIFALQKIPIEHMPNMDAPALGVSAGYRGASAETVEQSVTQILEQAIKGIEGLESFQSNSSVGRANLTLSFEQGVDLDQALLQVQNAVNSVLSRLPEETQQNGVAVYKQGYDQFALLSLYDESGKATPTELADYLMVHVEPRFSRIEGMGEVELYGAGYAMRIWLNPYKLRQFNLMPSDIRNAVEAQNAPLVSGSIGGLPTAQDQYMNAKVSAGSRLSNIDEFEKIIVKTTDSGSVLYLKDVARVELGAESYNHLNYTNGHLSAALSIQLAPRSNAIAVSEQMQTVLKNAQANLPAHYQLRVTMDRTSFITSSIEQVAKTLVEAMVLVVLVMFIFLQNWRATIIPAVTIPIVVLATFAVLYVLGMSLNSFTLFALILAIGLLVDDAIVVVENIERLMHEERLDAQAAALKSMKEISGALIGITLVLTAVFIPMAFFGSMTGVIYRQFSITLVVAMLLSLLVALIITPTFAAQLLKRQPHQPKWAQRFNRGMDKLTMRYQKLSARSMQFKMTMLAVFSICVLGFGWLYKTLPEGLMPTEDMGFVMGQIVMPGNAPRSEIEKVGREVQDYLMQHESERIQSIGIWYSGNNVGVGPYRGQLFVVLKDWTARKNPEDSVFVIVDRAQKHFANHANAQIFFMAPSMSSNGRVVDFWLQDLDSRGSEFLQQSFSEIETRAKAKSSIEYLQLDVPKESAELNIKLDIERLLKYAVPQQSFNSTLAAAWSGTYINDFIDRGQIKRVIMQGEAEFRSKPEDLAHWHVRNSKGEMLSFNQFTTLNWQGGPNSINRYMGYNAVPVYAGIPKDQFSSQTMYDVEALIDEQDGVNLAWSGAALEEKRSSGQAIFLYLISIAFIFLCLTALYESWTIPAVVLTAIPLGVGGSILFCAWFGFANDIYFHIALLTTIGLSCKNAILIVEFAAQAERAGHTPVQSALLAAGLRLRPIVMTSIAFAAGVLPLMFATGVSAISRQEIGSSVFGGVLFATVLVLLFIPFMYVLIRGLMIKKTVSQSVVIEHPSLESEQA
- the mgtE gene encoding magnesium transporter, producing MPTISEKIQHIQQQLHSENHGMAVGLLTQLNVADQARILSRLDARQQAQILRELNESSLVYAFMPLGQQLNVTKHLSISELVPILDAMPSDDFVDIYKQFSPPLQLQLMGALSEKSQQTLKDLAIYPEGTAGAMMSSSFVTLSPDLTMDEAIQVLRVVAAGQETLYLIYIVDAEKRLIGVISLRQIIQALPELSIAEVMQRDVISAQVTDDQEIVARALAYYDFIALPVVDAQQKLLGIVTYDDAMDIVEAETTEDILKSGAVTPLTELSLKTAPILTLYQKRVFWLVILVFGSLLSGIGIAHFEEIIAAHIVLVFFLPLLVGSGGNAGSQSATLMVRALATGDVEFKDWFNLLSRESLVALCLGGTMAIAVSILGYIRGDVMVAVVLAISMLGIVSMGCLIGMSLPFILNKLKLDPASASAPLVTSICDATGVILYLFVASKLLF
- a CDS encoding DUF4112 domain-containing protein, which gives rise to MPEPEQKPKLSQQEVIRLERDLAKFANMMDSVVRIPFTKQGVGADAALSTIPVAGDIAGFVLTCYAIHKAKQIGVPSAKLNPVMKMAAIDAVVGFIPVAGTVFDIFIRPSRKALDVVHLHIREEYQINSDRHVVHPFLHESLERKQQQSGFWRNPVVAWIWIHIPDILGTLFLILFIFAIGWGAMALYQWFSQ
- the htpX gene encoding protease HtpX, which produces MMRIGLFLLTNLAVLVVAGIILSLFGVGSYHGAGGLNLGNLLVICFVFGMVGSMISLFMSKWMAKKTTGTELIDPNAPRNQAEAWLLQEVAQLSQRAGIKMPEVGIFPSYQSNAFATGWNKNDALVAVSTGLLERMNKDELRAVLAHEIGHVANGDMVTLALIQGVVNAFVMFFARVAGDFIDRNVFGREEGEAPGIAYFVITIVLDIVFGILASSIVMWFSRHREYRADEAGARLAGKQAMISALLRLQAESEMPDAMPKEMKAFAISAGKEEGFSLAALFQTHPSIEQRVAALQQLDCA
- a CDS encoding lytic transglycosylase domain-containing protein, with product MKINVYVLGRYGISGLLLASCCHFAYAGQTIYQLRDSNGSTLLTNKKSRYNHLQVEKKTYYPDSNIHSYSNWGSSEASVLPSYSKNKNAYDSIIRQAAQTYGVSEGLIKAVMHTESGFNVQARSPVGAQGLMQLMPATARRFNVSNAYDPQQNIMAGAKYLAWLLKRFNGNTTLALAGYNAGEGNVAKYKGVPPFRETQDYVRRVSSRYQNLYAQGLGNHSAAYTASSDTGRVIASSDNYSTGTTTASNIQAAKYQRQIIAQADGSFTDAPAGSYATANASASAKIYLSE